One Nodularia sp. LEGE 06071 DNA segment encodes these proteins:
- a CDS encoding LapA family protein: MKTLIPIFISLVVAIWVVAIAIISVQNATPVSLKFLTFQTIQIPVGLVLAFSAGVGLIGMSLLQPLWGLVGSGQAKSRLDDDTEFFVDDEDF; encoded by the coding sequence ATGAAAACTTTGATTCCTATTTTTATATCTCTAGTTGTGGCTATTTGGGTAGTAGCGATCGCCATTATCTCAGTTCAAAATGCCACACCTGTATCTTTAAAATTCTTAACGTTTCAAACGATTCAAATACCAGTAGGTTTAGTCCTGGCTTTCAGCGCCGGAGTGGGTTTAATTGGTATGTCATTACTGCAACCCCTCTGGGGTCTTGTGGGTTCTGGACAGGCTAAGTCTAGGTTAGATGATGATACTGAGTTTTTTGTTGATGATGAAGATTTTTAG